The following proteins are co-located in the Dromiciops gliroides isolate mDroGli1 chromosome 2, mDroGli1.pri, whole genome shotgun sequence genome:
- the GPRIN1 gene encoding G protein-regulated inducer of neurite outgrowth 1: MGSTKETASLQLLHQEPGPHLPQVAQSASLCDQVRSCQTSDLAMRNCCVSELGLPLEAASSEPQDQPKKEASEVSLAPSHPSGPTELASGSEKQLPLSPKELGPTGGSLVCSSDSKRSSPSPAWATRGKEESGEEATSGLPVPQEEAIIETSGLLPASTSGKPDPVSCEKKDPISLGKRNSVTLKNMDPMSSEKNDSTSMEMKDPLSSGRSDPASLRKGGPVSLEKADPVSSGEMDLSTQGKASPMSMGRMESISLGKADSSFLERTNSMPSGETDPMFLGKADSLPLGKEAATASGKTDSLSSGKVDSVASGKADPMSLGKVDPGALGKEDATASGKADPMSAGKVHPASFGETASTSLGKVDAVPLGRADHMSSGGVDLTSLRKVDPVSLGKAASISPKKVDSVPLSNVDPISSGKADPVSSEKAKPIPSGKVEPILSGKTDPIPLGKTDPTSLRKEEPTSLGKADAVPLGKADHVSLDKVEPTSLGKTDSVSLGKVDLVPSDKVDPVSLGKISSISSGKTDSRPLEKADPLPLEKAALTCSRKGDSVSSEKLYPLPLDKVDPQPLGKANPVAREELDAMSLGKAGPVSSKKSLSSKELLPENSSQSSACPKPEIMPASDSQRLNKEMAVCGASQDTQADFSHKSAAALLATGSGTPSVLVPGTQAATEESQKTMSAPTSQGWSSGRSPQSALQKMSLADPARAGAEEIPLSPEGVQELPGAPQKEVGPTPVREVRTRDNFTKAPSWDVSAPQQDAGIQADTRAVCVSVAVSPMTPQDGSGPTTFSFQPTAQSAPASRSPGLLLSKKDVEMQVSMGVETRSVATGPMTPVTTSPQASYPEVQVRAAEEAPEPVREVSWDEKGMTWEVYGASMEVEVLGMAIQKHLEKQIEEHGRQGAPSGPQLPNTRAGSLRGGPRPGEAKRPPSLFRALLQSMRRPRCCSRAGPTAE, translated from the coding sequence ATGGGCAGCACTAAAGAGACAGCCAGCCTGCAGTTGTTGCATCAAGAGCCTGGACCCCACCTGCCACAGGTTGCTCAGTCCGCCTCTCTCTGCGATCAGGTTAGGAGCTGCCAAACTTCAGACCTGGCCATGAGGAACTGCTGTGTGAGTGAGCTGGGCCTCCCTCTTGAAGCAGCCAGCTCTGAGCCCCAAGATCAGCCCAAGAAGGAGGCCTCAGAGGTGAGTCTGGCACCTAGCCACCCTTCTGGGCCTACAGAATTGGCATCTGGCTCAGAGAAACAATTACCACTGAGTCCAAAAGAACTGGGTCCTACTGGAGGATCCCTGGTTTGCTCCTCTGATTCCAAGCGCTCCAGCCCCTCTCCAGCTTGGGCCACCAGGGGAAAGGAGGAGTCAGGAGAAGAGGCCACTTCGGGTCTACCAGTCCCCCAAGAGGAGGCTATAATAGAGACTTCAGGCCTGCTGCCAGCTTCAACCTCAGGGAAGCCAGATCCTGTGTCCTGTGAGAAAAAGGATCCCATATCCTTGGGGAAAAGAAATTCTGTGACCTTGAAGAACATGGATCCCATGTCCTCAGAAAAAAATGATTCCACCTCTATGGAGATGAAGGATCCTTTGTCCTCAGGAAGATCAGACCCAGCATCACTGAGGAAGGGTGGTCCTGTGTCATTAGAGAAGGCAGATCCCGTATCCTCAGGGGAAATGGATCTCTCGACCCAGGGGAAGGCAAGTCCCATGTCCATGGGAAGGATGGAATCCATCTCCTTAGGGAAAGCAGATTCTTCATTCTTAGAGAGGACAAACTCTATGCCTTCTGGGGAGACAGATCCCATGTTCTTAGGGAAAGCGGATTCTCTGCCCTTGGGGAAGGAAGCTGCCACTGCTTCAGGAAAGACAGATTCTTTGTCTTCAGGGAAAGTAGATTCTGTGGCCTCAGGGAAGGCAGATCCCATGTCCCTGGGGAAAGTGGACCCCGGGGCCTTGGGGAAGGAGGATGCCACTGCCTCAGGAAAGGCAGATCCCATGTCTGCAGGGAAGGTACATCCTGCATCCTTTGGGGAGACAGCTTCCACATCTCTGGGGAAAGTGGATGCTGTACCTTTGGGGAGGGCAGATCATATGTCCTCTGGGGGGGTGGATCTCACATCCTTAAGAAAAGTTGATCCAGTGTCCTTGGGAAAAGCAGCTTCCATTTCTCCAAAGAAAGTGGATTCTGTGCCCTTGAGCAATGTGGATCCCATCTCCTCAGGGAAGGCAGATCCTGTTTCCTCAGAGAAAGCAAAACCTATTCCCTCAGGAAAGGTAGAGCCTATACTCTCAGGGAAGACAGATCCCATCCCTTTGGGGAAGACAGATCCCACATCCTTGAGGAAGGAAGAGCCCACATCCTTAGGGAAAGCAGATGCTGTCCCGTTGGGGAAGGCGGATCATGTTTCCTTGGACAAGGTGGAGCCCACGTCCTTGGGAAAGACAGACTCTGTCTCCTTAGGGAAGGTGGATCTTGTTCCATCAGACAAGGTAGATCCTGTGTCCTTGGGGAAGATAAGTTCAATATCCTCAGGGAAAACAGATTCTAGACCTTTGGAAAAGGCCGATCCTCTACCGTTGGAGAAGGCAGCCCTCACATGCTCCAGAAAGGGGGACTCTGTGTCTTCAGAGAAGTTGTATCCTTTGCCCTTGGATAAGGTGGATCCCCAGCCTTTGGGGAAGGCAAATCCCGTGGCCAGGGAGGAACTGGATGCTATGTCTTTGGGAAAAGCAGGCCCTGTGTCCTCTAAGAAGTCTCTATCCTCAAAAGAACTTCTCCCAGAAAACTCGAGTCAGAGCTCAGCCTGCCCCAAACCGGAGATAATGCCTGCCTCTGACTCCCAGAGATTGAACAAAGAAATGGCTGTTTGTGGAGCATCCCAGGACACCCAAGCTGACTTCAGCCATAAGTCAGCAGCGGCTCTCCTTGCTACTGGATCTGGGACCCCCTCAGTGCTGGTGCCTGGGACCCAAGCAGCCACAGAAGAATCACAAAAAACCATGTCAGCACCCACAAGCCAAGGATGGTCATCAGGTCGCTCTCCCCAGTCAGCCCTGCAGAAGATGAGCCTGGCTGACCCTGCCAGGGCTGGAGCAGAGGAAATCCCACTGAGCCCAGAGGGGGTCCAGGAGCTTCCTGGAGCCCCACAAAAAGAAGTAGGCCCAACTCCAGTGAGGGAAGTCAGGACTAGGGATAATTTCACCAAGGCACCATCCTGGGATGTGAGCGCTCCACAGCAGGATGCTGGCATCCAGGCAGACACACGtgctgtctgtgtgtctgtggcAGTGAGCCCCATGACCCCCCAGGATGGTTCAGGCCCCACAACCTTCAGCTTCCAGCCTACTGCTCAGAGCGCTCCAGCCTCCCGGAGTCCTGGCCTCCTGTTATCCAAGAAGGATGTAGAGATGCAGGTGTCCATGGGTGTGGAGACCCGGTCGGTAGCCACTGGCCCCATGACCCCAGTGACCACATCCCCCCAGGCCTCATATCCAGAAGTACAGGTGCGAGCGGCTGAGGAAGCCCCAGAGCCTGTGCGGGAGGTCAGCTGGGATGAGAAGGGCATGACGTGGGAGGTGTACGGGGCCTCCATGGAGGTAGAGGTACTAGGCATGGCCATCCAGAAGCATCTGGAAAAGCAGATCGAGGAGCATGGGCGGCAAGGGGCACCGTCCGGGCCCCAGCTACCTAACACTCGGGCTGGTTCTCTCAGAGGGGGCCCCCGGCCCGGAGAAGCTAAACGCCCTCCCAGCTTGTTCAGGGCCCTGTTGCAGAGTATGCGGAGGCCCCGGTGCTGCTCCCGGGCCGGCCCCACAGCCGAGTGA